The following coding sequences lie in one candidate division WOR-3 bacterium genomic window:
- a CDS encoding ATP-binding protein: MDKLKRDFIICEKCGKENPIYATQCVYCGHLFYKDIYKGLWRRNVLVTLLLFFIPFVILFYIINYEVSANFEKHIKTSLDYSVEVNTRIIKSFLEEREKNLLSINRIDISNINEIKKKNNIFIQFMKNNEWFDFIGIANLQGEIIFSTTPIKANIAEREYFKKALAGEIYNSSIFHSDALNRNAMIISAPFLNQSGEIIGIVFVSVTLSKFYNLILDLRIGKTSEIFLVDEQGKFLSPSKLGGEVLKQAGYYESEPNPHQGEGGVISHRDYRGEKVICAFRRFNKPNWYLVSEIDIKEALAPVNSLKKIILVIFLIFGTFLFFSAILFSNQITNLLKSLTSNLKSAFDDISNKKSLIDKINLELRKRLKECENLSKKLSASERYIKGITDSITSAILAIDRNYCITYCNNFAKNFLKIHNSQNNVNLSEASPLFLDEEIKNRLADIFNKNTSFSIEKKSVIIEGNNYILNISGFPVESGEGVHSATILINDITTYENMRTQMADYEKLSALSQLALGAAHEINNPLLGITSFLEMLIEEEDDVEKKTRAKEVLENAYRISETVRGLLNFARPAPPKFTKVNLNDLIKETVSFLHHQPLFKKIKIQKELADALPPITADANQIRQVLVNILLNAAQAIEDKGTITISTNKIKFEDFVEIKINDTGIGIPAENLKRVFEPFFTTKRGKGTGLGLSISLTYVKNHNGEIIINSEVGKGTEVKIILPIRQEGKITSEVIDE; encoded by the coding sequence ATGGATAAATTAAAAAGAGATTTTATAATCTGCGAGAAATGCGGTAAAGAAAATCCCATTTATGCTACGCAATGTGTCTATTGTGGGCATCTTTTTTATAAAGATATTTATAAGGGACTCTGGAGAAGGAATGTTTTGGTCACCTTGCTTCTTTTTTTTATCCCTTTTGTCATACTTTTCTATATTATAAATTATGAAGTATCAGCAAACTTTGAAAAACATATCAAAACCAGTCTGGACTATTCGGTTGAGGTTAATACAAGAATAATAAAATCATTCCTTGAAGAACGGGAGAAAAATCTACTATCTATTAATCGTATTGATATATCCAATATTAATGAAATCAAGAAAAAAAATAATATTTTTATTCAATTTATGAAAAATAACGAATGGTTTGATTTCATAGGAATTGCCAATCTCCAAGGTGAAATAATTTTTTCAACCACACCAATCAAAGCAAACATAGCCGAGCGCGAATATTTTAAAAAGGCGCTTGCTGGTGAAATATATAATAGTAGTATTTTTCATTCTGATGCTCTCAACCGCAATGCAATGATAATATCTGCCCCGTTTTTAAATCAATCCGGGGAGATAATCGGCATTGTTTTTGTTTCAGTAACTCTATCAAAATTTTATAATCTAATACTTGATTTGAGAATCGGTAAAACAAGCGAAATCTTCCTCGTTGATGAACAGGGTAAATTTTTGTCTCCATCAAAACTTGGTGGCGAAGTCCTGAAACAGGCCGGATATTACGAAAGTGAACCCAATCCTCATCAAGGCGAAGGAGGTGTGATCTCCCATCGGGATTACCGCGGTGAAAAGGTTATATGCGCTTTTAGAAGATTCAATAAACCAAACTGGTATCTGGTTTCAGAAATTGATATAAAAGAAGCACTGGCACCGGTAAATTCACTAAAAAAGATTATCCTGGTGATCTTTTTAATATTTGGCACATTTCTATTTTTCTCCGCCATACTCTTCTCAAATCAAATAACAAATCTACTAAAATCATTGACTTCTAATTTAAAATCTGCGTTTGACGACATAAGCAATAAAAAATCCCTTATTGATAAAATAAATTTAGAATTGCGGAAAAGGTTGAAAGAATGCGAAAATTTAAGCAAAAAATTGAGTGCTTCTGAGCGTTATATAAAAGGTATAACTGATAGTATCACAAGCGCGATACTGGCAATTGATAGAAACTATTGTATAACTTACTGCAATAATTTTGCTAAGAATTTTTTAAAAATTCATAATAGTCAAAATAATGTTAATCTTTCTGAAGCCTCTCCCCTATTCCTTGACGAAGAGATCAAAAATAGATTAGCAGATATATTTAATAAAAATACTTCATTTAGTATAGAAAAAAAATCAGTGATTATAGAAGGAAATAACTATATTTTAAATATTTCTGGATTCCCGGTTGAATCAGGTGAAGGTGTACATTCTGCAACTATCTTGATTAATGACATTACCACTTATGAAAATATGCGGACGCAGATGGCAGATTATGAGAAACTTTCGGCATTAAGCCAGTTAGCGCTTGGGGCAGCCCACGAGATAAATAATCCTTTGCTTGGTATCACCTCTTTCCTTGAAATGCTTATAGAAGAAGAAGATGATGTGGAAAAGAAAACAAGGGCAAAAGAAGTTCTGGAAAATGCCTACCGTATTTCAGAAACCGTAAGGGGACTTTTAAACTTTGCACGACCAGCACCACCGAAATTTACAAAAGTCAATTTGAACGACTTAATCAAAGAAACCGTCTCCTTCCTTCACCATCAACCGTTATTTAAAAAGATTAAAATTCAAAAAGAACTTGCGGATGCACTGCCGCCAATTACTGCAGATGCCAACCAAATAAGACAGGTTCTTGTCAATATTCTTTTGAATGCGGCGCAAGCAATTGAAGATAAAGGAACGATCACGATTAGCACCAATAAAATTAAATTTGAAGACTTTGTTGAAATAAAAATCAACGATACTGGTATCGGTATCCCCGCCGAAAATTTGAAGCGGGTATTTGAACCATTTTTTACAACTAAAAGGGGCAAAGGGACTGGATTAGGACTGAGTATCAGTTTGACTTATGTGAAAAATCATAATGGTGAGATAATTATTAATAGTGAAGTAGGAAAA
- a CDS encoding response regulator: MNKKFKILVVDDEITVCKSIASALEDLDYIVDMALSGEEATFKHNNNHYDLIVADLMMPDITGIELLKRVKTITPDVQFILVTGYPSIKTAVEAIKFGAFDYIPKPFTPDELRSLVNRALEYYTKEKISLMPIPTGYYCITDNSWAKIEEDGNIKIGAHERLVQGIKEIAMLELPNTGEMRYQGEACARINTSAKQIYRVWTPVSGKVLKINEDLHKNFSKLITDPYNEGWLIIIQPTNLEADLKNLTKC, encoded by the coding sequence ATGAATAAAAAATTTAAAATTTTAGTAGTTGATGATGAGATAACAGTTTGTAAAAGCATAGCCAGTGCCCTTGAAGACCTTGATTATATCGTTGATATGGCGCTGAGCGGTGAAGAAGCAACTTTTAAACATAATAATAATCATTATGATTTGATTGTTGCCGATTTAATGATGCCCGACATAACAGGTATTGAATTGCTGAAAAGGGTTAAAACAATTACCCCTGATGTTCAGTTCATTCTTGTGACTGGTTATCCCTCAATAAAGACTGCTGTTGAAGCAATAAAGTTCGGCGCATTTGATTACATCCCCAAACCATTCACACCAGACGAATTAAGAAGCCTTGTTAATCGCGCCCTTGAGTATTATACAAAAGAAAAAATATCTTTAATGCCTATTCCTACAGGCTATTACTGCATTACGGACAACTCCTGGGCTAAAATTGAAGAAGACGGAAACATTAAAATCGGTGCCCATGAAAGGTTAGTCCAAGGTATCAAAGAAATTGCAATGCTGGAACTGCCTAATACCGGTGAAATGAGATATCAAGGAGAAGCATGTGCAAGAATAAATACGAGCGCAAAGCAGATCTACAGAGTATGGACCCCAGTCTCGGGAAAAGTATTAAAAATAAATGAAGATCTGCACAAAAACTTTAGCAAATTGATAACTGACCCATACAACGAAGGCTGGTTAATAATTATACAACCCACAAACTTAGAAGCAGATTTAAAAAATCTAACCAAATGTTAA